The Musa acuminata AAA Group cultivar baxijiao chromosome BXJ3-6, Cavendish_Baxijiao_AAA, whole genome shotgun sequence region ATCGATGTTTAGAGGAGATGTAATGAGAGTTTAAACAATCTAAATGGGAAGTGTTGGTCAACCCCAACTTAGGTTAATCGCTATTGAcccaaaaaatataagaaaatgtCGATTCCAACAAACTTTCACCTCCCGTTATTAGAGGCATTCGATGGCATTATTGACTTGATAGAGCACATTATAACTTTTCATGCTCAAATATAGTTGTATGATACTTTGGATGCCCAGATGTGTCACACATTCTCAACCATATTAAGATGTCCAGCACAAGAATGATATGCTCGCCTGAAGTTGCCTTTCGTTGGTTTAAATTTGAACTTCACTTTCTTAGAAATGTGCTCCTGAGACCATTAGCAGCAATGCTTCTTGGACTCAGACAAGGGAAGGAAGAGATGCTTGTAGACTTTGTCACATGCTTCACTAAAGAATTTCGAGATATAGTGGATGCCCATCCATTGCTCATAAAAAAGACCTTATGATGGGGTTCAAGCCCTCTCATCTCTTCTAGTCATTAGTGAAAAGGCCACCAGTAATGATACCAAAGGTACTTCTGAGGACTAATCAATACATTTCTACCAAGACAATGGTCTCTAGTAAGCGTGAGGAGTTAGGCAAGATGCCAAATTAGGAGCAACTATAATCCACTCTAACCCAGAGGTCACCACGGCAATGGAGGAATGAATGACCCAATTTACCTCACCTAAGCTATGAGCTAAACCCCTTAAATTTGTTTAGAACTGAAGTTTTTCTATAGATAAAAGAGAAAGGACTCTTAAAAGACTCTCACCCAATGAAGACTCCATTAGCGAAAAGAGATGGTTCCAAATACTGTGAGGTCCACCGAGATTATGACTATGCCATGGAGGATTGTTGTAACTTAAAAGATCATATATTGAAGAATTTATATGCCAGGGACACTATGATCGGTTCATACAAAAACGTTAGAAACCCACACCCCGACTTTAGGAGTCATGAAGAGATAGATAGACATCATCATTGGTGGACCTGCCTTAGGGCAAGATAGCTCTTCAAGTTGTAAAGTTTATGTCTATGCTACCATTGAAAAGAGCCTAAGGATAAAGGGTGACCTAGGGATAAACTTCAAGAAGGAAGAGATAGAGAACCTTGACTTGAACCTCGATAATGCCTTAATAGTTTCGATAAAGATGATCAATGCTTTAGTGAATAGGATCATGATCAACACATGTAGCTCTACCGATATCCTCTACTTTGATGCTTTCCAAAAACTCGGGTTCTCGACTAATAACCATAACCCTATGTATTCTTCATTTATGGGATTCATGAGCGATTTTATCTCCCCTCTTGGGACCATGAACCTGCATGTCATATTCGGAGATGAGCATTGCTCCAAAATGATGCTAGCTAGATTCATGATAATAGATATCTATTTAGCATACAATGCAATCATAGGTCGATCCATGCCGAATAGACTAAGAGCAATGGTGTCGGCTTACCACATGGTGTTGAAGTTCTAGTGAACAGGGTCATGATTGACATAGGTAGCTCTATCGATATCCTCTACTTTGATGCTTTCTAAAAACTCAAGCTCTCGACTAACAACTATACCCCTCTAACTTCTTTACTAACAAAATTTATGAGTGATTCTGTCTCCCACCTTTGGACCATGAATCTACATGTCATATTCGCAGATGAGCATTATTCCAAAACGATGTTGGCTATAATTATGGTGGTAGATATCCCCTCAATATACAATGGAATCATAGACCGATCCATGTTAAATAGCCTAAGGTTGGTGGTGTCAATCTTTAATATAGTAATGAAGTTTTTAATGGGAATTGGCATTGGGGAGCTAAGAAGTAACCCAAGGGAGTCGTGCTAGATCTACCTGAGGGTGATCTCTCTATCAAAGAAGGTTCGTTCTAAAACGCCACCTATAGACACCAAAGGCTTCGCCAAGTCCGCCTCACATCCTAAACCGATTGAGCCGCTGATTGAGGCAACCCTAGATAAGGCCAGAATTGATCAAGTTGTCAAGGTCAAAAAGACACTTCCTAAAGAGAGACAAGTGCAACGAATTAACTTCTATTAGGAGAACACTGAGGTATTTACGTGATCACTGAGAGACATGTTATGAATCAACCCCATTGTAGTTCAACATCACTTGAACattacttcaaaggcaagttagtGAAACAAAGGCCTTAGAAGTTTGCTCCCAACCACCAGTAGGTAATTACTGATGAGGTAGTTAAGTTGTCAGGAGTTCGGTTTATTGTTAAGATGCAGAACCCCCAATGGTTTGCCGATGTTATACTCATTCAAACGTCCAATAAAaattggaggatgtgtgttgattatacCAATCTCAACAAAACATGTCCAAATGATAGCTATCCACTTCCTTAGATTGATTTGGTTGTTAATTCTACCTCTGGTCATAAGCCCCCCATTTTTCTGGAAGCATTCTCAATTTATAATCAAATCAAAATGGCATGAGAGGATCGTTAACACACTTTATTTTTCACTAAATGAGACATATTTTGCTACCGAGTCATGCTATTCAGGTTAAAAAATGTGGAGGTGATGTACCAAAGaatggtgaacaagatattaaaaCACAAGATCGGAAGAAACATTGAAGTGTATGTAGTTGACATGATAGTAAAAAGTTGGACAATCGAATTGCATTTGACAGACTTAACGGAAACATTTGACGTCCCAAAGAACTTCAACATGTGCCACAATCTAACTAAATGTGCTTCCGGAGTCAACTTGGGAAAGTTCCTCAGATTTATTATGCACCAAAGGGGAATAAATATAAACCCCAAGAATGTGAAAGCCATATTAGAGATGTGCCACCACCTCGGTCAGTAAGGGAAGTCCAATAGTTAATAGGGTGAATAACAGTGCTTAGCCAATTCTTATCCCAATCGGGTGATAGGTATTTGCCTTTTTTTCAGGCATTAAAGAATCTAAAGGACTTCCTACGGATATAAGATTATCATGAGGCTTTTGAAAGGCTAAAAGTCCACCTTGCCTAATTGCCACATCTCACTTCCTCAACCTCGGATGAAACTCTAAGCCTTTACCTCATTGCCACCTAGTTGGTAAGGAAGCTTCATTCCTATTTTCAAGTGCATGTTGTGTAAGCGAATACCAACCAATCACTCAGATAGGTCCTCTTTCCGTTTGAGGTCTCGGGTTGACTATTGAGGTGGTCAGTAGAGTTGGATGAGTTTGAAATCCGATATGTTTCGAGGATAGCAATAAAGGCACAGGGGTTATTGGACTTTATTTTGGAACTATCTCACCCTTTGCTTGCGATCAACACCTATATCCCACCAGCATGGACATTATTCATGGATGGCTATGCAACCTCGGTTGGGGGTCGTGCCGAACCTGTTCTAAAAGGCTCGAACAAGCGAGCGTACAATTAAGCTCTCTGATTTGGGTTCAAATCTCTAATAAGGGTTGATCTAACTTTCAAAATAAAACTATggagattatattttaataaaaaatttattggttCCGAAAACATAAAGGGTAAATCAAACAACCAATCACAAAGAATAAGAGAGCAACTTAAGTGAATTCCTTGGGAGAGATAGAGGTTCATCGAaatgaagataaaaaataaattataataaaatttcaatAGATAAAGACCACAGAGAGGATGAAAAATATGTAACACAAATAATCATAAAGAGAAGAATCATTGTAACAAAAGAAAAGCTTAACGttacaaatgcaagaagtttgGTGATAGGGTAAAATACTATTATCACTTTTTAGAGAAAAGGGGCATCTGAACTTGTTTTATGCATGCTAAATTGTTCAAGAATAAAAGAATGGACTATGGCACATGGTTAGTGTTAGTAGGAACCATACGATTAGTTTGATGTAAACTCATTATTATCGATTTAAAAGTTTTCAACACCCACAATCTCCATGCCTCCAATCGGAGCTCACATAGTTGAGATAACTACCATAAGAAACTACAAACAAGAAAAAATAGAGGATTTCGAGTGAAGACCAAACCTTTAAGGTGCTCGGGAAAGGATTGATCATGGTCAAGAAGCATGCACGCTAGAGACTAAATGGGTTTCAATCTCTATTTCCCTCTCCATCGAGGTATTTATAAGGGTCAATTTAATTGAACATTGGGTAAATTAGCTAGCTTAGTGAGACTCTGGTTCCCATTGGTGActatgtatttacaaaatactGTCTCAGTTCATCATATTTAATTAGATCTTGGATGTGATTAGATTCCAAAGGAGGAACCAAATATGGACAATAGTAAAAGGATTTCattcttaaacaaaaatctaatatTGGATTAACTTCGAAGCCTCCTATGAGATTGTCTAGTTTCCATTAATGAAATCTTCCTTATTTGAATGACATCTTCAATGCCTTAATTTTCTATCAAAGATTTACAAAATCAATTGGCCAAAAATCTATTATTTTTGGCTAATTGAGagttgacatatgaaattaaattaGCACCTATTGGACATCTCATGTCAATGGATCGGAGTTGATGAAGAAATTTACATTAGTAGATCATCTAAAGGAAATATTCCCTTATTAACTAACCAATGGTTATAAGAACAACAATATATAAAACAATTTTCTAAGATATGTTTTCATTCCAAACTTATTAAACAGATACTTACAGGTTTTAAATACCTATAGATTCAGACTACCATGATCGATGGAGGAGTTTTGTTAGATAAACTTGACAGTCTTTTGCATGAAGTGGGATATGATATACATGCGTCTACGATTCTTGACCAAAGTAGGGCAAAGGACATGAGATACAAACGCTATTTCCCTTCCGAAAAAAATTTGCCTCGTCTAAGATATGAATACACAATGTTAGTTTCACTAAATTAAATCGGTGATCAAATTTGATGTGATCGTATTATCACCAAAAAGAAGGCTCTCGAGACATTATCACAAGAAAGCCGAACACACAAAGTCCAAATCCCTTTTCCTAGTTTCATTATAAAAGTCCAAACCCCTCTTCAAAGGCTTTCGCCTTTGAAGGAGCATATGGATCAATCCCAAATGGACACTATTAATGATGAATCCCAAGCAACTATGGGTTCTCTTTCCCCAACTGAGTCCAGATGGGTTACTACCTAACCTGCTCATCTCAGAAGCTTCATGTAAGATCTTCAAATTCACACATCCTCAAGTACTTCAGACGGTGTTGATGATTCAAAGCTTGCTCGCTCAGtgtatcattagaattaaaatgcaCTAAAACGAAGCTGGAATCGGAACGACAAGTGCAATAACATTTCTTGACTACTCTAATTTTAGTTCCAATTACGATGTCCTTTAAATATTCTGCTTTGAATTGGACGTGTTTAATGATCTTCCCATCGTAAAACAATGCTCTCAATGCTGTCATCCAGCGAATGACGCACTTGCTCTGACCACTCACCACAGCAAAAGGTGCGTTAGTGCACTATCAAAGAAGCGGAAATTAAAAGCGTATATTTCAGCCATATCTACCAACAATAACTCCAAAATTGAGTGTCTGGTAATGAAAGCAGGTGAAGGTAGAGGTTTAGGCTGAGGGGACGCAGGTGGCGCTGGAAACAGCCATGGGGTAAGAGAAGGAGTTGGCGTACTGGAAAGAGATGGTTTCGCCCGGGCGGAGGGGGCGGCCGTCGTTGAGGAGGCAGTCGTTGATGCTGAGGCGGCGGAAGATGCTGGGGTTGATTTGGCGAGCGCTGCTAAACTTGCCGCAGCTTAGGTGGATTTGGCCCATGGCACACCCgtctttcaacgggcaaagattCTGCACATTCACCGTGTACGTTGGGATCCCACTGGGCAGCGGCGGCGTCGCGTCTTGGTGCAACACGATGTCATCCATGCTGCACTGGTTTCCTATCCGATTTGTCgatttggaggaagaggaggaggacgaagacgTCACCGTTGCACGCAAACCACTAACACACATCAAGGTTGTACCTGATACAAGAAAATATGTATCATAATCTAAATAAGTATATAGGGATTTGAGTACGTGTGATTCTAATGTTTCAAGTAAGTTGCACATATTttcatcaaaccaaatatgacaaatatttggttgaaaaaaaaaaaatatctagcATATTAGATAAAGCTTAAGTTTGAATAAGATTGTATGGTCGATTATTAGTATAACTctttagaatatattattatggaATCAGAGATGAGAGAAGCAAAAAGTAAGTACAAAGAGAAATAGTTTGGTTTCACGCGTACCGAAGGTAAGCAGAAGGATTAGCGCTATAACAGTTCTCATCCTCAGCTGCTCCGGCGACATGCACCCTAACccttagcttcttcttcttcttcttcttcctcttgatccTTCGTTCGTATAAATGTGTAGTATGTGAAGGAAGTATTTAAATGTGAGTAATAACATAGAAAAACAAGCATAATGGGCAATATCTACTTGATTTGAACTGCACGTAATGTTTCAACGGAGGAAATAGAAAATCATCACACCCTTTCCTTAGAGATGTAATTAtaataggtaaataaataaattatcaatttaaaaaaggaaaatatcttAATTAAATTTTTGGGTGAGTAATTCGATCAACATTTCCATAATTTAGTCCAACCGATCGCAAATAAAAtaaagcaagagtgaagaggaaaaACTTGTCCATCACATCTCTGATTGGGTAAATTATCGCCTCTGATGCCTCTTGACTTAATCTACCATAGAGGCCACAAATAACAATAATTACCCCCTTCCAACTATAGTTGAACTAGGAATGGATAGCTGGCCTCCTTTTTTTGTTCGATTCTTTGGCCTTAAGAATGAGTGATTGCCGTGCCCAATTGGAGAGCAAACAGCTAATTGAACGAAGTCTACGGTCGATCTGTGACCCTAGATACTGAAGGTGTTCTTACCTTTTGCAAAAAAAACTCATCCATGAGTTGTCATGAAATATTCACAAGGCTACTTCTTATTGCCGGTGAGTCGATCACAAGTTTGGAGAAAGGCAAAAGAGAGAATGGAAGGGGGAGATAAGGGATGCTAAAGAAGTGCGCAGCCACCTAATTCTCCACAATGCCTTCCTCGTCACCATGGACCTTTCCTCCCGCGTCTTTCCTGAGAGTGCTCTCATTGTCATTAGTGAAAAAGAGTATACCATCAACTAATCGTCATCCAACATGCAACCACCATAAAGTGTCCACGATCGAAGGAGAAGACAATGTCACCCTCTGTCCACATAGGTAATGGTCCAAAATAGATAATTATGGTTTACGCACCCTCCCTTGTGGCCCACGTGGACAAAAGGCTATTAGAGGTGGTTAAAGACTACCTCCTtatagaatatttcataaaaacATATTATCCCTTTACGATTAGGTATAAAAGCTCGTttccactaaattgaaaatggggCTTACCTTTTCTAGCTACTCATGTCTATACTCATACCATTTGGATTATGAACTTGGGCTTCAAAGGGACCGGATCAAGACCTCTTTAGATCTCGGTCTTCATGTAGGTGGCACTGCGGGATCTTGGTGTTTCCACCTTAAGGCACTTTGGGCAAACCTATGCATACGGGTCCAGACCATGCCGGGTTGATTGGAATTTCAATTACATCTTCCCTcatcattttggcactagaatAAGGGACCGATATTACAAGAACTCTTGCCCATCAACTCTCTCAATGAACTT contains the following coding sequences:
- the LOC135641381 gene encoding TPD1 protein homolog 1-like, giving the protein MSPEQLRMRTVIALILLLTFGTTLMCVSGLRATVTSSSSSSSSKSTNRIGNQCSMDDIVLHQDATPPLPSGIPTYTVNVQNLCPLKDGCAMGQIHLSCGKFSSARQINPSIFRRLSINDCLLNDGRPLRPGETISFQYANSFSYPMAVSSATCVPSA